A genomic stretch from Neomonachus schauinslandi chromosome 16, ASM220157v2, whole genome shotgun sequence includes:
- the CD79A gene encoding B-cell antigen receptor complex-associated protein alpha chain isoform X2 has product MPGGPGVLQALRATIFLLFLISAVGLGPGCQALWVDGGPPSVTVSLGETVHLQCLHNGSRPDSTLNITWWRVIQGNGTWPDMFWSYGQKPHERLPRPFLDMGEATKNNIITAEGIILLFCAVVPGTLLLFRKRWQNMKFGVDTQDDYEDENLYEGLNLDDCSMYEDISRGLQGTYQDVGSLHIGDGDVQLEKP; this is encoded by the exons ATGCCTGGGGGTCCTGGAGTCCTCCAAGCGCTGCGCGCCaccatctttctcctcttcctaatCTCTGCTGTTGGCCTGG GCCCcgggtgccaggccctgtgggTGGACGGGGGCCCGCCCTCGGTGACCGTGAGCCTGGGCGAAACGGTCCACCTGCAGTGCTTGCACAACGGCAGCAGGCCCGACAGCACCCTCAACATCACCTGGTGGCGCGTCATCCAAGGCAACGGCACCTGGCCCGACATGTTCTGGAGCTATGGCCAAAAGCCCCACG AGCGGCTCCCCAGACCCTTCCTGGACATGGGAGAGGCCACCAAGAACAACATCATCACAGCCGAGGGCATCATCCTGCTCTTCTGCGCCGTGGTGCCTGGGACCCTGCTGCTGTTCAGG aaaCGATGGCAGAACATGAAGTTTGGGGTGGACACCCAGGATGACTATGAAGATGAAAACCTTTATGAG GGCCTGAACCTGGATGACTGCTCCATGTACGAGGACATCTCCCGAGGCCTCCAGGGCACCTACCAGGACGTGGGCAGCCTCCACATTGGAGACGGGGACGTCCAGCTGGAGAAGCCGTGA
- the CD79A gene encoding B-cell antigen receptor complex-associated protein alpha chain isoform X1 yields MPGGPGVLQALRATIFLLFLISAVGLGPGCQALWVDGGPPSVTVSLGETVHLQCLHNGSRPDSTLNITWWRVIQGNGTWPDMFWSYGQKPHGELTIHMVNKSHIGMFRCQVEEKGPSHKVLSFQQSCGTYLRVRERLPRPFLDMGEATKNNIITAEGIILLFCAVVPGTLLLFRKRWQNMKFGVDTQDDYEDENLYEGLNLDDCSMYEDISRGLQGTYQDVGSLHIGDGDVQLEKP; encoded by the exons ATGCCTGGGGGTCCTGGAGTCCTCCAAGCGCTGCGCGCCaccatctttctcctcttcctaatCTCTGCTGTTGGCCTGG GCCCcgggtgccaggccctgtgggTGGACGGGGGCCCGCCCTCGGTGACCGTGAGCCTGGGCGAAACGGTCCACCTGCAGTGCTTGCACAACGGCAGCAGGCCCGACAGCACCCTCAACATCACCTGGTGGCGCGTCATCCAAGGCAACGGCACCTGGCCCGACATGTTCTGGAGCTATGGCCAAAAGCCCCACGGTGAGCTGACCATCCACATGGTGAACAAGAGCCACATAGGCATGTTCAGGTGCCAGGTGGAGGAGAAAGGCCCCAGCCATAAAGTCCTCAGCTTCCAGCAGTCCTGCGGCACCTACCTCCGCGTGCGCG AGCGGCTCCCCAGACCCTTCCTGGACATGGGAGAGGCCACCAAGAACAACATCATCACAGCCGAGGGCATCATCCTGCTCTTCTGCGCCGTGGTGCCTGGGACCCTGCTGCTGTTCAGG aaaCGATGGCAGAACATGAAGTTTGGGGTGGACACCCAGGATGACTATGAAGATGAAAACCTTTATGAG GGCCTGAACCTGGATGACTGCTCCATGTACGAGGACATCTCCCGAGGCCTCCAGGGCACCTACCAGGACGTGGGCAGCCTCCACATTGGAGACGGGGACGTCCAGCTGGAGAAGCCGTGA
- the ARHGEF1 gene encoding rho guanine nucleotide exchange factor 1 isoform X1, with protein MEAEDITRGLAPGPPRPGLVPVSIIGAEDEDFENELETNTEEQNSQFQSLEQVKRRPAHLMALLQHVALQFEPGPLLCCLHADMLASLGPKEAKKAFLDFYHSFLDKTAVLRVPVPPTVAFELDRTRPDLLPEDVQRQFVQEVVQSQQAAVSRLLEDFRSKRLMGMTPWEHDLTQLEAWVGRDRASFEARERHLAERLLTHLEEMQPTISTDEEKSAAVVNAISLYMRHLGVRTKSGDKKSGRNFFRKKMMGNRRSDEPTKTKKGLSIFLDAARWNRGEPQAPDFRHLKVEADAEKPGLTERRGGLGVPSRDRNVGAPGQDVPGVSLHPLSGDSPDKEPGVDAPPELGDAPPQGPASLEPLAPPESTEEGADTERRWKRLSGRLGRSESLRVSDRRRPSRGSLGAKGRGGGRSRSDVDMDPSSATAVLGPARRATPEPGDEGDPGRSGLELEPEEPPGWRELVPLGTLHSLPKNQVKRQEVISELLVTEAAHVRMLRVLHDLFYQPMAEGGFFSLEELQNIFPSLDELIEVHSLFLDRLMKRRQDSGDLIEEIGDVLLARFDDAEGNWFQKISSRFCSRQSFALEQLKAKQRKEPRFCAFVQEAESRPRCRRLQLKDMIPTEMQRLTKYPLLLQSIGQNTEEPAEREKVERAAECCREILHHVNQAVRDMEDLLRLKDYQKRLDLSHLRQSSDPMLSEFKNLDITKKKLVHEGPLTWRVTRDKAIEVHVLLLDDLLLLLQRQDERLLLKSHSRTLTPTPDGKTMLRPVLRLTSAITREVATDHKAFYVLFTWDQEAQIYELVAQTVSERKNWCSLITETAGSLKVPAPASRPKSRPSPSSTREPLLSSSENGNGAGREMPPVDSRTERILSTLLPYCRPGPEGQLAAKALEKVRSLKQFLFPSEEDSGAGPPREGDGVPGGGSQSPTQTQEIREKLLSLEETMKQLEEVEEEFCRLRLLLSQLGENSAPQPGCT; from the exons ATGGAGGCAGAGGACATCACCCGCGGGCTG GCCCCAGGACCACCGCGGCCTGGCCTGGTGCCAGTCAGCATCATTGGGGCTGAGGACGAGGATTTTGAGAACGAGCTGGAGACG AACACAGAGGAACAAAACAGCCAGTTCCAGAGTCTGGAGCAGGTGAAGCGGCGGCCTGCCCACCTCATGGCGCTCTTGCAGCACGTGGCCCTGCAGTTTGAACCTGGACCCCtg CTCTGCTGCCTGCACGCGGACATGCTGGCTTCTCTGGGCCCCAAGGAGGCCAAGAAGGCCTTCCTCGACTTCTACCATAGCTTCCTGGACAAGACCGCG GTCTTGCGGGTGCCGGTCCCTCCCACTGTCGCCTTTGAACTTG ACCGCACGCGGCCCGACCTCCTCCCTGAGGACGTCCAGCGGCAGTTTGTGCAGGAGGTGGTGCAGAGCCAGCAGGCAGCCGTCAGCCGGCTGCTGGAGGACTTCCGCTCCAAGCGGCTCATGGGCATGACGCCCTGGGAGCACGACCTGACCCAGCTGGAGGCCTGGGTTGGGCGGGACCGTGCCAGCTTCGAGGCCCGGGAGCGGCACCTGGCCGAGCGGCTGCTGACCCACCTAGAGGAGATGCA ACCCACCATCTCTACCGATGAGGAAAAGAG TGCCGCTGTGGTCAACGCCATCAGCCTGTACATGCGTCACCTTGGGGTGCGGACCAAGAGCGGAGACAAGAAGTCGGGGAGGAATTTCTTCCGAAAAAAG ATGATGGGGAATCGGCGGTCAGATGAGCCAACCAAGACCAAGAAAGGCCTGAGCATCTTCCTGGACGCCGCCCGCTGGAACCGGGGAGAGCCTCAGG CCCCCGATTTCCGACACCTCAAAGTCGAGGCTGATG CTGAGAAGCCAGGCCTTACGGAAaggaggggaggcctgggggtgCCCTCCCGGGACCGGAAtgttggggctcctgggcagGATGTCCCTGGAGTTTCTTTGCACCCTCTGTCTGGAGACAGTCCCGACAAGGAACCAG GTGTTGATGCCCCACCAGAGCTGGGGGACGCGCCCCCGCAGGGCCCGGCCAGCCTGGAGCCCCTGGCGCCCCCGGAGAGCACTGAGGAGGGCGCTGACACAGAGAG aagGTGGAAGAG GCTATCGGGGCGTCTGGGGCGCTCGGAGAGCCTGCGGGTGAGTGACCGCCGCCGGCCTTCCCGGGGCAGCCTCGGGGCTaagggccggggtgggggccgCTCCCGGAGTGACGTGGACAtggaccccagctctgccacggCCGTGCTTGGCCCTGCCCGACGAGCCAC CCCTGAGCCCGGAGATGAAGGGGACCCAGGACGGTCAGGACTAGAGCTGGAACCAGAAGAGCCCCCTGGCTGGCGGGAGCTCGTTCCCCTTGGCACCCTGCACAGCCTGCCCAAGAACCAGGTGAAGCGGCAGGAGGTCATCAGCG AGCTGCTGGTGACAGAGGCCGCCCACGTGCGCATGCTCCGGGTGCTGCATGACCTCTTCTACCAGCCCATGGCGGAAGGGGGCTTCTTTTCCCTGGAGGAGCTACAGAACATCTTCCCCAGCCTGGACGAGCTCATCGAGGTGCATT CCCTGTTCCTTGATCGGCTGATGAAGCGGAGGCAGGATAGTGGCGACCTCATTGAGGAGATCGGAGATGTGCTGCTGGCCCGG TTTGATGATGCCGAAGGCAACTGGTTCCAGAAAATCTCCTCCCGCTTCTGCAGCCGCCAGTCATTTGCCTTAGAGCAGCTCAAAGCCAAGCAGCGCAAGGAGCCTCGGTTCTGTGCCTTTGTGCAG GAGGCCGAGAGCCGCCCACGGTGCCGCCGCCTGCAGCTGAAAGATATGATCCCCACGGAGATGCAGCGTCTGACCAAGTACCCCCTGCTCCTGCAGAGCATTGGGCAGAACACAG AAGAGCCGGCGGAACGGGAGAAAGTGGAACGGGCAGCTGAGTGCTGCCGGGAAATTCTGCACCATGTTAACCAAGCTGTGCGCGACATGGAGGACCTGCTG cgGCTCAAGGATTATCAGAAGCGCCTGGACTTGTCCCACCTGCGGCAGAGCAGTGACCCCATGCTGAGCGAGTTCAAG aacctGGACATCACCAAGAAGAAGCTGGTGCACGAGGGCCCGCTGACGTGGCGGGTGACGAGGGACAAGGCTATAG AGGTCCACGTGCTGCTGCTGGACGACCTGCTGCTGCTACTCCAGCGCCAGGACGAACGGCTGCTGCTCAAGTCCCACAGCCGGACGCTGACGCCCACACCCGACGGCAAGACCATGCTGCGGCCCGTGCTGCGGCTCACCTCCGCCATCACCCGCGAGGTGGCCACCG aTCACAAAGCCTTCTATGTCCTTTTCACGTGGGACCAGGAGGCCCAGATATACGAACTGGTGGCCCAGACCGTGTCAGAACGGAAGAA CTGGTGTTCCCTCATCACCGAGACTGCTGGATCCTTGAAGGTCCCCGCTCCTGCCTCTCGCCCCAAATCCCGGCCCAGCCCAAGCAG CACCCGAGAACCCCTGCTCAGCAGCTCGGAGAACGGCAACGGTGCTGGCCGAGAGATGCCCCCAGTGGACA gccggacagagagaatcctcagcACCCTCCTGCCCTACTGCAGGCCCGGCCCCGAGGGCCAGCTCGCGGCCAAGGCCCTTGAGAAAG TGCGGTCCCTGAAGCAATTCCTGTTTCCCTCGGAGGAAGACAGTGGGGCGGGGCCTCCCCGTGAAGGGGATGGGGTCCCAGGGGGCGGCTCCCAGAGCCCGACCCAGACCCAGGAGATTCGGGAGAAGCTGCTCAGCCTGGAGGAGACCATGAAGCAGCTGGAG gaggtggaggaagaatTTTGTCGCCTGCGACTCCTCCTGTCTCAGCTTGGGGAGAACAGCGCCCCCCAGCCTGGCTGTACCTGA
- the ARHGEF1 gene encoding rho guanine nucleotide exchange factor 1 isoform X2, whose translation MEAEDITRGLAPGPPRPGLVPVSIIGAEDEDFENELETNTEEQNSQFQSLEQVKRRPAHLMALLQHVALQFEPGPLLCCLHADMLASLGPKEAKKAFLDFYHSFLDKTAVLRVPVPPTVAFELDRTRPDLLPEDVQRQFVQEVVQSQQAAVSRLLEDFRSKRLMGMTPWEHDLTQLEAWVGRDRASFEARERHLAERLLTHLEEMQPTISTDEEKSAAVVNAISLYMRHLGVRTKSGDKKSGRNFFRKKMMGNRRSDEPTKTKKGLSIFLDAARWNRGEPQAPDFRHLKVEADAEKPGLTERRGGLGVPSRDRNVGAPGQDVPGVSLHPLSGDSPDKEPGVDAPPELGDAPPQGPASLEPLAPPESTEEGADTESPEPGDEGDPGRSGLELEPEEPPGWRELVPLGTLHSLPKNQVKRQEVISELLVTEAAHVRMLRVLHDLFYQPMAEGGFFSLEELQNIFPSLDELIEVHSLFLDRLMKRRQDSGDLIEEIGDVLLARFDDAEGNWFQKISSRFCSRQSFALEQLKAKQRKEPRFCAFVQEAESRPRCRRLQLKDMIPTEMQRLTKYPLLLQSIGQNTEEPAEREKVERAAECCREILHHVNQAVRDMEDLLRLKDYQKRLDLSHLRQSSDPMLSEFKNLDITKKKLVHEGPLTWRVTRDKAIEVHVLLLDDLLLLLQRQDERLLLKSHSRTLTPTPDGKTMLRPVLRLTSAITREVATDHKAFYVLFTWDQEAQIYELVAQTVSERKNWCSLITETAGSLKVPAPASRPKSRPSPSSTREPLLSSSENGNGAGREMPPVDSRTERILSTLLPYCRPGPEGQLAAKALEKVRSLKQFLFPSEEDSGAGPPREGDGVPGGGSQSPTQTQEIREKLLSLEETMKQLEEVEEEFCRLRLLLSQLGENSAPQPGCT comes from the exons ATGGAGGCAGAGGACATCACCCGCGGGCTG GCCCCAGGACCACCGCGGCCTGGCCTGGTGCCAGTCAGCATCATTGGGGCTGAGGACGAGGATTTTGAGAACGAGCTGGAGACG AACACAGAGGAACAAAACAGCCAGTTCCAGAGTCTGGAGCAGGTGAAGCGGCGGCCTGCCCACCTCATGGCGCTCTTGCAGCACGTGGCCCTGCAGTTTGAACCTGGACCCCtg CTCTGCTGCCTGCACGCGGACATGCTGGCTTCTCTGGGCCCCAAGGAGGCCAAGAAGGCCTTCCTCGACTTCTACCATAGCTTCCTGGACAAGACCGCG GTCTTGCGGGTGCCGGTCCCTCCCACTGTCGCCTTTGAACTTG ACCGCACGCGGCCCGACCTCCTCCCTGAGGACGTCCAGCGGCAGTTTGTGCAGGAGGTGGTGCAGAGCCAGCAGGCAGCCGTCAGCCGGCTGCTGGAGGACTTCCGCTCCAAGCGGCTCATGGGCATGACGCCCTGGGAGCACGACCTGACCCAGCTGGAGGCCTGGGTTGGGCGGGACCGTGCCAGCTTCGAGGCCCGGGAGCGGCACCTGGCCGAGCGGCTGCTGACCCACCTAGAGGAGATGCA ACCCACCATCTCTACCGATGAGGAAAAGAG TGCCGCTGTGGTCAACGCCATCAGCCTGTACATGCGTCACCTTGGGGTGCGGACCAAGAGCGGAGACAAGAAGTCGGGGAGGAATTTCTTCCGAAAAAAG ATGATGGGGAATCGGCGGTCAGATGAGCCAACCAAGACCAAGAAAGGCCTGAGCATCTTCCTGGACGCCGCCCGCTGGAACCGGGGAGAGCCTCAGG CCCCCGATTTCCGACACCTCAAAGTCGAGGCTGATG CTGAGAAGCCAGGCCTTACGGAAaggaggggaggcctgggggtgCCCTCCCGGGACCGGAAtgttggggctcctgggcagGATGTCCCTGGAGTTTCTTTGCACCCTCTGTCTGGAGACAGTCCCGACAAGGAACCAG GTGTTGATGCCCCACCAGAGCTGGGGGACGCGCCCCCGCAGGGCCCGGCCAGCCTGGAGCCCCTGGCGCCCCCGGAGAGCACTGAGGAGGGCGCTGACACAGAGAG CCCTGAGCCCGGAGATGAAGGGGACCCAGGACGGTCAGGACTAGAGCTGGAACCAGAAGAGCCCCCTGGCTGGCGGGAGCTCGTTCCCCTTGGCACCCTGCACAGCCTGCCCAAGAACCAGGTGAAGCGGCAGGAGGTCATCAGCG AGCTGCTGGTGACAGAGGCCGCCCACGTGCGCATGCTCCGGGTGCTGCATGACCTCTTCTACCAGCCCATGGCGGAAGGGGGCTTCTTTTCCCTGGAGGAGCTACAGAACATCTTCCCCAGCCTGGACGAGCTCATCGAGGTGCATT CCCTGTTCCTTGATCGGCTGATGAAGCGGAGGCAGGATAGTGGCGACCTCATTGAGGAGATCGGAGATGTGCTGCTGGCCCGG TTTGATGATGCCGAAGGCAACTGGTTCCAGAAAATCTCCTCCCGCTTCTGCAGCCGCCAGTCATTTGCCTTAGAGCAGCTCAAAGCCAAGCAGCGCAAGGAGCCTCGGTTCTGTGCCTTTGTGCAG GAGGCCGAGAGCCGCCCACGGTGCCGCCGCCTGCAGCTGAAAGATATGATCCCCACGGAGATGCAGCGTCTGACCAAGTACCCCCTGCTCCTGCAGAGCATTGGGCAGAACACAG AAGAGCCGGCGGAACGGGAGAAAGTGGAACGGGCAGCTGAGTGCTGCCGGGAAATTCTGCACCATGTTAACCAAGCTGTGCGCGACATGGAGGACCTGCTG cgGCTCAAGGATTATCAGAAGCGCCTGGACTTGTCCCACCTGCGGCAGAGCAGTGACCCCATGCTGAGCGAGTTCAAG aacctGGACATCACCAAGAAGAAGCTGGTGCACGAGGGCCCGCTGACGTGGCGGGTGACGAGGGACAAGGCTATAG AGGTCCACGTGCTGCTGCTGGACGACCTGCTGCTGCTACTCCAGCGCCAGGACGAACGGCTGCTGCTCAAGTCCCACAGCCGGACGCTGACGCCCACACCCGACGGCAAGACCATGCTGCGGCCCGTGCTGCGGCTCACCTCCGCCATCACCCGCGAGGTGGCCACCG aTCACAAAGCCTTCTATGTCCTTTTCACGTGGGACCAGGAGGCCCAGATATACGAACTGGTGGCCCAGACCGTGTCAGAACGGAAGAA CTGGTGTTCCCTCATCACCGAGACTGCTGGATCCTTGAAGGTCCCCGCTCCTGCCTCTCGCCCCAAATCCCGGCCCAGCCCAAGCAG CACCCGAGAACCCCTGCTCAGCAGCTCGGAGAACGGCAACGGTGCTGGCCGAGAGATGCCCCCAGTGGACA gccggacagagagaatcctcagcACCCTCCTGCCCTACTGCAGGCCCGGCCCCGAGGGCCAGCTCGCGGCCAAGGCCCTTGAGAAAG TGCGGTCCCTGAAGCAATTCCTGTTTCCCTCGGAGGAAGACAGTGGGGCGGGGCCTCCCCGTGAAGGGGATGGGGTCCCAGGGGGCGGCTCCCAGAGCCCGACCCAGACCCAGGAGATTCGGGAGAAGCTGCTCAGCCTGGAGGAGACCATGAAGCAGCTGGAG gaggtggaggaagaatTTTGTCGCCTGCGACTCCTCCTGTCTCAGCTTGGGGAGAACAGCGCCCCCCAGCCTGGCTGTACCTGA
- the ARHGEF1 gene encoding rho guanine nucleotide exchange factor 1 isoform X3 yields MLASLGPKEAKKAFLDFYHSFLDKTAVLRVPVPPTVAFELDRTRPDLLPEDVQRQFVQEVVQSQQAAVSRLLEDFRSKRLMGMTPWEHDLTQLEAWVGRDRASFEARERHLAERLLTHLEEMQPTISTDEEKSAAVVNAISLYMRHLGVRTKSGDKKSGRNFFRKKMMGNRRSDEPTKTKKGLSIFLDAARWNRGEPQAPDFRHLKVEADAEKPGLTERRGGLGVPSRDRNVGAPGQDVPGVSLHPLSGDSPDKEPGVDAPPELGDAPPQGPASLEPLAPPESTEEGADTERRWKRLSGRLGRSESLRVSDRRRPSRGSLGAKGRGGGRSRSDVDMDPSSATAVLGPARRATPEPGDEGDPGRSGLELEPEEPPGWRELVPLGTLHSLPKNQVKRQEVISELLVTEAAHVRMLRVLHDLFYQPMAEGGFFSLEELQNIFPSLDELIEVHSLFLDRLMKRRQDSGDLIEEIGDVLLARFDDAEGNWFQKISSRFCSRQSFALEQLKAKQRKEPRFCAFVQEAESRPRCRRLQLKDMIPTEMQRLTKYPLLLQSIGQNTEEPAEREKVERAAECCREILHHVNQAVRDMEDLLRLKDYQKRLDLSHLRQSSDPMLSEFKNLDITKKKLVHEGPLTWRVTRDKAIEVHVLLLDDLLLLLQRQDERLLLKSHSRTLTPTPDGKTMLRPVLRLTSAITREVATDHKAFYVLFTWDQEAQIYELVAQTVSERKNWCSLITETAGSLKVPAPASRPKSRPSPSSTREPLLSSSENGNGAGREMPPVDSRTERILSTLLPYCRPGPEGQLAAKALEKVRSLKQFLFPSEEDSGAGPPREGDGVPGGGSQSPTQTQEIREKLLSLEETMKQLEEVEEEFCRLRLLLSQLGENSAPQPGCT; encoded by the exons ATGCTGGCTTCTCTGGGCCCCAAGGAGGCCAAGAAGGCCTTCCTCGACTTCTACCATAGCTTCCTGGACAAGACCGCG GTCTTGCGGGTGCCGGTCCCTCCCACTGTCGCCTTTGAACTTG ACCGCACGCGGCCCGACCTCCTCCCTGAGGACGTCCAGCGGCAGTTTGTGCAGGAGGTGGTGCAGAGCCAGCAGGCAGCCGTCAGCCGGCTGCTGGAGGACTTCCGCTCCAAGCGGCTCATGGGCATGACGCCCTGGGAGCACGACCTGACCCAGCTGGAGGCCTGGGTTGGGCGGGACCGTGCCAGCTTCGAGGCCCGGGAGCGGCACCTGGCCGAGCGGCTGCTGACCCACCTAGAGGAGATGCA ACCCACCATCTCTACCGATGAGGAAAAGAG TGCCGCTGTGGTCAACGCCATCAGCCTGTACATGCGTCACCTTGGGGTGCGGACCAAGAGCGGAGACAAGAAGTCGGGGAGGAATTTCTTCCGAAAAAAG ATGATGGGGAATCGGCGGTCAGATGAGCCAACCAAGACCAAGAAAGGCCTGAGCATCTTCCTGGACGCCGCCCGCTGGAACCGGGGAGAGCCTCAGG CCCCCGATTTCCGACACCTCAAAGTCGAGGCTGATG CTGAGAAGCCAGGCCTTACGGAAaggaggggaggcctgggggtgCCCTCCCGGGACCGGAAtgttggggctcctgggcagGATGTCCCTGGAGTTTCTTTGCACCCTCTGTCTGGAGACAGTCCCGACAAGGAACCAG GTGTTGATGCCCCACCAGAGCTGGGGGACGCGCCCCCGCAGGGCCCGGCCAGCCTGGAGCCCCTGGCGCCCCCGGAGAGCACTGAGGAGGGCGCTGACACAGAGAG aagGTGGAAGAG GCTATCGGGGCGTCTGGGGCGCTCGGAGAGCCTGCGGGTGAGTGACCGCCGCCGGCCTTCCCGGGGCAGCCTCGGGGCTaagggccggggtgggggccgCTCCCGGAGTGACGTGGACAtggaccccagctctgccacggCCGTGCTTGGCCCTGCCCGACGAGCCAC CCCTGAGCCCGGAGATGAAGGGGACCCAGGACGGTCAGGACTAGAGCTGGAACCAGAAGAGCCCCCTGGCTGGCGGGAGCTCGTTCCCCTTGGCACCCTGCACAGCCTGCCCAAGAACCAGGTGAAGCGGCAGGAGGTCATCAGCG AGCTGCTGGTGACAGAGGCCGCCCACGTGCGCATGCTCCGGGTGCTGCATGACCTCTTCTACCAGCCCATGGCGGAAGGGGGCTTCTTTTCCCTGGAGGAGCTACAGAACATCTTCCCCAGCCTGGACGAGCTCATCGAGGTGCATT CCCTGTTCCTTGATCGGCTGATGAAGCGGAGGCAGGATAGTGGCGACCTCATTGAGGAGATCGGAGATGTGCTGCTGGCCCGG TTTGATGATGCCGAAGGCAACTGGTTCCAGAAAATCTCCTCCCGCTTCTGCAGCCGCCAGTCATTTGCCTTAGAGCAGCTCAAAGCCAAGCAGCGCAAGGAGCCTCGGTTCTGTGCCTTTGTGCAG GAGGCCGAGAGCCGCCCACGGTGCCGCCGCCTGCAGCTGAAAGATATGATCCCCACGGAGATGCAGCGTCTGACCAAGTACCCCCTGCTCCTGCAGAGCATTGGGCAGAACACAG AAGAGCCGGCGGAACGGGAGAAAGTGGAACGGGCAGCTGAGTGCTGCCGGGAAATTCTGCACCATGTTAACCAAGCTGTGCGCGACATGGAGGACCTGCTG cgGCTCAAGGATTATCAGAAGCGCCTGGACTTGTCCCACCTGCGGCAGAGCAGTGACCCCATGCTGAGCGAGTTCAAG aacctGGACATCACCAAGAAGAAGCTGGTGCACGAGGGCCCGCTGACGTGGCGGGTGACGAGGGACAAGGCTATAG AGGTCCACGTGCTGCTGCTGGACGACCTGCTGCTGCTACTCCAGCGCCAGGACGAACGGCTGCTGCTCAAGTCCCACAGCCGGACGCTGACGCCCACACCCGACGGCAAGACCATGCTGCGGCCCGTGCTGCGGCTCACCTCCGCCATCACCCGCGAGGTGGCCACCG aTCACAAAGCCTTCTATGTCCTTTTCACGTGGGACCAGGAGGCCCAGATATACGAACTGGTGGCCCAGACCGTGTCAGAACGGAAGAA CTGGTGTTCCCTCATCACCGAGACTGCTGGATCCTTGAAGGTCCCCGCTCCTGCCTCTCGCCCCAAATCCCGGCCCAGCCCAAGCAG CACCCGAGAACCCCTGCTCAGCAGCTCGGAGAACGGCAACGGTGCTGGCCGAGAGATGCCCCCAGTGGACA gccggacagagagaatcctcagcACCCTCCTGCCCTACTGCAGGCCCGGCCCCGAGGGCCAGCTCGCGGCCAAGGCCCTTGAGAAAG TGCGGTCCCTGAAGCAATTCCTGTTTCCCTCGGAGGAAGACAGTGGGGCGGGGCCTCCCCGTGAAGGGGATGGGGTCCCAGGGGGCGGCTCCCAGAGCCCGACCCAGACCCAGGAGATTCGGGAGAAGCTGCTCAGCCTGGAGGAGACCATGAAGCAGCTGGAG gaggtggaggaagaatTTTGTCGCCTGCGACTCCTCCTGTCTCAGCTTGGGGAGAACAGCGCCCCCCAGCCTGGCTGTACCTGA